The Methylomonas sp. AM2-LC genome includes a region encoding these proteins:
- a CDS encoding DUF6399 domain-containing protein, translated as MTYLVRYINDQKNNTTQKLRTTSRLIIDEIARSGKQSVRKLAALVNRSKSSVYRHQQTQALRNQHPEAAQHLQADAFTATLPESELQRWLEWAEWIARNFHRSSSAVEGRNGYLSQMYHNGRGLTEKRLRALTVIHNYGLKRSDGTTAAMRLFGRDFPDLFSWLVDEMGETSAAKKRKRTGYS; from the coding sequence TTGACGTATCTTGTACGATATATTAATGATCAAAAAAACAACACAACACAAAAGTTACGAACAACGAGTCGTCTGATTATCGATGAAATTGCGAGAAGTGGCAAACAAAGCGTTCGCAAATTAGCCGCTTTAGTCAATCGATCTAAAAGCAGCGTTTATCGACACCAGCAAACGCAAGCCCTACGCAATCAACATCCTGAAGCCGCGCAGCATTTACAGGCTGATGCATTCACAGCAACTTTGCCGGAAAGCGAGTTGCAGCGTTGGCTGGAGTGGGCAGAGTGGATAGCGCGGAACTTTCATCGAAGCTCATCCGCCGTTGAGGGGCGCAATGGTTATCTGTCGCAGATGTATCACAATGGTCGTGGCTTGACCGAAAAACGCTTGCGAGCATTGACTGTGATTCATAACTACGGACTCAAACGGTCTGACGGAACAACTGCGGCAATGCGCTTGTTTGGCAGGGATTTTCCTGATCTGTTTTCATGGTTGGTTGATGAAATGGGCGAAACTTCCGCTGCCAAGAAAAGGAAGAGAACGGGCTACTCGTAA
- a CDS encoding DUF1232 domain-containing protein, with protein sequence MQSFFHFLEVLVIGVAVLIGLFIVLLALPKSKLRDVALEVLGYGGTVLSAVGVLSPVDLIPDIIPVLGQLDDIGYIVFGFVSALTAYFQRKRRLNEQNSV encoded by the coding sequence ATGCAGAGTTTTTTTCACTTTCTTGAAGTACTTGTCATTGGCGTAGCTGTGCTAATTGGCTTATTTATTGTTTTACTTGCTTTACCAAAAAGCAAACTACGGGACGTCGCATTGGAGGTTTTGGGATATGGTGGAACTGTTCTTTCAGCTGTTGGAGTTCTCTCCCCTGTAGATTTAATACCAGATATTATTCCAGTACTTGGACAACTTGATGATATTGGATACATAGTTTTTGGTTTTGTATCTGCATTGACTGCTTATTTTCAAAGAAAAAGACGATTAAATGAACAGAATAGCGTATAG
- a CDS encoding SprT-like domain-containing protein, with translation MKPTAITYAELQLAYDTFNRRLFNNELPECLITLQRSNTSVGYFSADRFSNLAGQKIDEIAMNPTYFAVVPLVEIMQTVAHEMTHLWQHHFGDSGRGRYHNAQWAKKMESIGLMPSSTGQPDGNKTGDSIADYPIEGGQFIQACEELLTNDFKISWYDRFAPVKAIEGGQHCYGLNLDLPEAAIMIAASSGVEIVHSATPSIRINASESTPNKTNRSKYTCPCDLNVWGKPGLNIQCGSCGGRFSENL, from the coding sequence ATGAAACCAACTGCAATAACTTATGCGGAGTTGCAGCTCGCTTATGACACGTTTAATCGGCGGCTGTTTAATAACGAACTACCTGAATGCCTCATTACGTTACAACGCTCAAATACAAGTGTTGGCTATTTCAGCGCCGACAGATTTTCAAACCTGGCCGGTCAGAAAATTGATGAAATTGCAATGAACCCGACTTACTTTGCCGTAGTGCCGTTGGTAGAAATTATGCAAACGGTCGCCCATGAAATGACGCACCTTTGGCAGCATCACTTTGGCGATTCGGGTCGCGGTCGATACCATAACGCACAATGGGCCAAAAAAATGGAATCTATCGGCTTAATGCCATCCAGCACTGGCCAGCCTGACGGAAACAAAACAGGGGATTCCATAGCAGATTATCCAATTGAGGGCGGTCAATTTATACAGGCATGTGAAGAGTTATTAACGAATGATTTTAAAATATCGTGGTATGACCGCTTTGCGCCCGTAAAAGCCATTGAAGGCGGACAACATTGTTACGGTCTTAATCTTGATTTGCCGGAAGCGGCCATTATGATTGCCGCTTCCAGCGGTGTTGAAATAGTACATTCAGCAACACCCAGTATCAGAATCAATGCATCTGAATCAACACCCAATAAAACCAACCGTTCAAAATATACCTGCCCTTGTGATCTTAACGTCTGGGGAAAGCCCGGACTAAACATTCAATGCGGCTCTTGCGGTGGACGTTTTTCGGAAAATCTGTGA
- a CDS encoding recombinase family protein — translation MQRIGYIRVSSFDQNPDRQLEQVEVSKVFTDKASGKDTHRPALEALLDYAREGDTVVIHSMDRLARNLVDLRSLVQQLTGRGIKVEFIKESLVFTGEDSPMATLLLSVMGSFAEFERALIKERQREGITLARRRGAYRGRKKALTEEQVAELRRRAEAKEPKAALAREYGVSRETLYQYLRQDNSICDSLATVSTD, via the coding sequence TTGCAGCGTATTGGATATATTAGAGTCAGTTCTTTCGACCAGAACCCGGACAGGCAGCTTGAGCAAGTCGAAGTCAGCAAGGTTTTTACGGATAAGGCATCAGGTAAGGATACGCACCGGCCAGCACTAGAAGCATTATTGGATTACGCCAGGGAGGGTGATACTGTTGTCATTCACAGCATGGATCGCCTAGCGAGAAATTTGGTTGATCTGCGTAGCTTGGTACAGCAATTGACCGGTCGAGGTATAAAGGTCGAGTTCATCAAAGAAAGCCTTGTTTTTACTGGCGAGGATTCGCCAATGGCAACGCTGCTACTATCCGTGATGGGTTCTTTTGCTGAATTCGAGCGGGCCTTGATCAAAGAGCGGCAGCGCGAAGGCATTACGCTTGCCAGGCGGAGAGGAGCTTACCGTGGCCGGAAAAAGGCACTGACAGAAGAGCAAGTAGCGGAGTTACGGCGGCGGGCCGAGGCAAAAGAGCCTAAAGCGGCGCTGGCTCGTGAGTATGGCGTTAGCCGTGAAACGCTATATCAATATTTAAGGCAGGATAATAGTATATGCGATTCGCTGGCCACTGTAAGCACGGATTAA
- a CDS encoding DNA-binding protein has translation MQTTTIQTGRPAEFAPEAIIQAGQELRDAGRNITGFALRQKVGGGNPSRLKQVWDEYLSSQSVTRAEPVAELPIEVAEEVAMVTKALTERLSMLAVELNDKAVKAAERRVGEVVRAAGDQREQAERELADASSTVDDLETKLNEVIAESEAFEKRLADAQATNQAQAVELAQLRERLVLTEQTAKSAGEQHTVELERIRTELAEQKKAVQSLAAERDQVRAELATVKAQAVAAEETHHAQRKRTAEETHRNVERLTKIEADRDNAHKETAIAREEAAKLRGQLEATQAQAAELLQALSSHQPEKTAGNKKTTD, from the coding sequence ATGCAAACCACGACGATACAAACCGGACGCCCTGCAGAATTTGCGCCAGAAGCTATTATCCAGGCCGGTCAAGAACTGCGTGATGCTGGTCGCAATATCACCGGCTTTGCTTTACGCCAGAAGGTTGGCGGTGGCAATCCCAGCCGGCTTAAACAGGTTTGGGATGAGTATCTATCCAGCCAATCGGTGACCAGGGCAGAACCGGTGGCGGAATTGCCTATTGAGGTGGCCGAGGAAGTGGCTATGGTGACTAAAGCACTCACAGAACGCTTATCCATGCTAGCCGTTGAATTAAACGATAAGGCGGTAAAAGCGGCAGAGCGCCGGGTAGGAGAAGTGGTCAGAGCCGCTGGCGATCAACGTGAACAGGCCGAGCGTGAATTAGCTGATGCATCTAGTACCGTCGATGATTTAGAAACCAAACTGAATGAAGTCATAGCCGAATCCGAAGCATTTGAAAAGCGCCTGGCCGATGCCCAGGCAACCAATCAGGCCCAGGCCGTAGAATTGGCGCAATTGCGGGAACGTTTGGTATTAACAGAGCAGACCGCCAAGAGCGCTGGTGAACAACATACCGTCGAACTTGAACGTATCCGAACGGAACTGGCCGAGCAGAAAAAAGCGGTTCAATCTTTGGCCGCTGAACGCGACCAGGTACGCGCAGAACTGGCAACCGTAAAAGCCCAAGCCGTTGCCGCAGAAGAAACCCATCATGCGCAGCGCAAGCGCACCGCTGAAGAAACGCATCGTAATGTGGAACGGCTAACCAAGATCGAAGCCGACAGAGATAACGCACACAAAGAAACGGCCATAGCCCGTGAGGAAGCTGCGAAATTACGTGGACAGCTTGAGGCCACCCAGGCCCAAGCCGCCGAACTCCTGCAGGCGCTTAGCAGTCATCAGCCGGAGAAAACCGCAGGAAACAAGAAAACAACCGATTAA
- a CDS encoding LysE family translocator — translation MLGTHDLTLFVISGLLLNITPGADSLYIVARSVGQGRSAGVAAALGIALGCYLHIFAAAVGLSALLAASSTAFSTLKLIGAVYLVYIGITLMRSTSPCSDALKNSQPASLRSIFRQGFLTNVLNPKVAIFFLAFVPQFIEHEAPNKALAFIFLGGIFNFTGTIWCLFLAWFADHLNQRLSPRKLLFAWLTRTAGGVFVFLGFKLAVSKQN, via the coding sequence ATGCTCGGCACTCATGATCTAACACTTTTTGTAATCTCTGGTCTATTGCTAAATATCACACCTGGCGCAGACTCGCTGTATATTGTTGCCCGTAGTGTCGGCCAAGGTCGTTCTGCCGGCGTAGCCGCCGCACTCGGTATAGCCCTGGGCTGTTACCTGCATATTTTTGCCGCCGCTGTTGGCTTGTCAGCGCTACTTGCGGCTTCTTCGACTGCATTCTCCACGCTTAAGCTGATTGGTGCAGTGTATCTCGTATACATAGGAATTACCTTGATGCGCAGTACTTCACCCTGTTCAGATGCACTAAAGAACTCGCAGCCAGCGTCCCTACGCAGTATTTTTCGTCAAGGCTTTCTGACCAACGTTCTCAACCCAAAAGTGGCGATTTTCTTTCTGGCTTTCGTTCCACAGTTTATCGAGCATGAAGCGCCAAACAAAGCCTTGGCCTTTATCTTCCTGGGCGGGATTTTTAATTTTACTGGCACAATTTGGTGCTTGTTCCTCGCTTGGTTCGCAGACCATCTTAATCAGCGCCTATCTCCCCGCAAGCTTTTATTTGCCTGGCTAACGCGAACAGCGGGAGGCGTGTTTGTATTCCTGGGATTTAAGCTTGCCGTCAGCAAGCAGAACTAA
- a CDS encoding GNAT family N-acetyltransferase has product MQITELQTARTILRPFTEDDAIQSFSWFGDPEVMKFTPHGPDINLESTILRITHYIEHQNQYGYAKWIILDRNTMKPIGDSGPMYFPECHSFELGYRLLPSFWNQGIATEVTSAWIRYYFQILELKYLMAFTHTKNLASIRVLEKTGFQFSHQERLMGMDSMVFNIASVDAEANT; this is encoded by the coding sequence ATGCAAATAACAGAATTGCAAACAGCCCGAACGATCCTCAGGCCATTTACCGAGGATGATGCAATACAGTCATTTTCTTGGTTTGGTGATCCAGAGGTCATGAAATTCACGCCTCATGGCCCAGATATTAATCTGGAGTCCACCATTTTGAGGATAACGCATTATATTGAGCACCAAAATCAATATGGATATGCAAAATGGATAATTCTTGATCGTAATACCATGAAACCGATTGGCGACTCTGGCCCCATGTATTTTCCTGAATGTCATAGTTTCGAGTTAGGCTATAGATTGTTGCCAAGCTTCTGGAACCAAGGTATAGCAACAGAAGTAACATCCGCTTGGATTCGGTATTACTTTCAAATATTAGAGCTGAAATATTTAATGGCGTTTACGCATACAAAAAATCTGGCTTCAATACGTGTTTTGGAAAAAACCGGATTTCAATTCAGCCATCAAGAGCGCCTTATGGGGATGGACAGTATGGTTTTTAATATAGCCAGTGTTGATGCGGAAGCAAATACATAG
- a CDS encoding recombinase family protein, protein MSLHRIGYARVSSIGQNLDSQIDALQKAGCGKIFSDKMTGSHMDRPGWDQFLEYARPGDTLVVSELSRMTRSLMDLLTTAKVLEQRQINLVSLRENIDTTTATGRCFLSMMGAIHQMERELRAERAAAGRSSAKARGKTGGRPKTDPEKLENARILYENSGKTAAEVCEIAGVGRRKFFSHIAEKRNESGKT, encoded by the coding sequence ATGTCTCTCCATCGAATCGGCTATGCACGGGTCAGCAGTATCGGCCAAAATCTGGATTCTCAAATCGATGCTTTACAGAAAGCCGGTTGCGGGAAAATCTTTTCCGACAAAATGACCGGTTCACACATGGATCGACCTGGCTGGGATCAGTTTTTGGAATATGCTCGCCCAGGTGATACTTTGGTCGTGAGTGAATTAAGCCGCATGACGCGCTCTTTGATGGATTTACTGACAACGGCCAAAGTTTTGGAACAACGACAGATTAACTTGGTGTCATTGCGAGAAAATATCGACACAACAACAGCTACTGGTCGTTGTTTCTTGTCGATGATGGGTGCCATTCACCAAATGGAGCGGGAGCTACGCGCAGAACGGGCGGCGGCAGGCCGTTCATCTGCTAAAGCGCGTGGTAAAACCGGGGGGCGACCTAAGACTGATCCTGAAAAATTGGAAAATGCCAGAATCTTATATGAAAATTCAGGCAAAACCGCTGCTGAGGTATGTGAAATTGCTGGCGTGGGGAGGCGGAAATTCTTCTCCCATATTGCAGAAAAACGAAATGAATCGGGAAAAACATAA
- a CDS encoding Tn3 family transposase, producing MARLTILTQDEINDLYEIPTLDDDDRSFLFALDTDDIAVLDSFENNTTCKVDYILQLGYYRAVNYFFLFSFQKVKADAAFIMRLYFPDEPFPKKQVSKNHHYRNRYEVMNKFGLKDVDTDFQSQLLKEAKALVKRHALSRFVLEGLLSYCQQQNVIRPAYSSLQDIVTTALQEERNWLVNKLYTDADKELRAELDKLLTNDELFYNLTLLKKDQKNFSTTEIKNSVAKQQLVIGIYQKSQTLMPKLGLSEQNIIYYANLAEFYTIQKLKRLTDKNLVRLYLLCYAHRRFLKINDHLVSSLIQKMTKYTDDANDYQRSEIELIENVDSKLRQQACKVLAINIDSGIPDEQVRAKAFEVVPEADYKQFLDEFKKPNLDRDFYRWQYYGQQALTIKRNLRPIFKVLDFSCTNAGLTEAIVFLRRHLSSGLSFRDYAYEDIPMNFFPQSLKKYLTYKVLVDDKKVKKVDGDRYECMVYSQLKQGIANTSVFIKDSNCYRTLDDELIDIEYWAQHKDEILKQLNMPLLSMNIEDLLSKLEASLKEKYARVNQNIKNGENSSLKIHRNKQGELVNWTLPYTRLDDGINNPFYEKLLVSSIGDILKFSAEATGFLKSFSHLQPKYAKSHPDPEVIHACVIANATGVEAKKMKAISDVKEQDLDRVSKSYIRFQTLCAANDVIMNHTAKLPIFGEYNLADYGVHASVDGQKLATKYHTIKSRYGKKYFGLLKGVVLLGLIGNHLPLRLKVIGANQHESHFLLDIVESNTSDVEITAVSGDMHSINRVNFALMYMFGYRFMPRFTQLSDKSDQKLVSFDEIDKYAKHLIKPSKKVNKSLIIKEWDKILRILASLAIKKTTQSHIVSKLSSCKKIDSTLKALIAFDEIIMTDYLLDYIDSKEIREVVQGSLNRGESYHQLSSTISKVSGGRMLNGKTEIELDINAESIRLIANAVIFYNATILSALYQHYLTIDPEKAKEIVRFSPVAWQHINFIGKYEFYNREHIVNIQEVIKKLIGEFEIDISAASR from the coding sequence ATGGCTCGACTGACGATTTTAACCCAGGACGAAATCAATGATCTTTACGAAATACCCACGCTGGATGACGACGATCGATCATTTTTATTTGCCCTCGATACCGACGACATAGCCGTGCTCGATAGCTTTGAAAACAACACTACCTGTAAAGTGGATTACATCCTACAGCTTGGTTATTACCGGGCTGTCAATTACTTCTTCCTATTCAGCTTCCAAAAAGTTAAAGCGGATGCGGCGTTCATCATGCGGCTTTATTTTCCAGATGAGCCATTTCCCAAAAAGCAGGTGTCTAAAAATCATCACTACCGGAACCGCTACGAGGTGATGAATAAATTCGGCCTGAAAGATGTCGATACAGATTTTCAAAGCCAATTACTCAAAGAAGCAAAAGCGCTTGTCAAACGACACGCACTATCGCGGTTCGTGTTGGAAGGCTTGTTGAGCTATTGCCAACAACAAAATGTCATCCGGCCAGCTTATTCAAGTTTACAGGATATTGTGACTACCGCGCTTCAAGAGGAAAGAAACTGGCTGGTCAATAAACTTTACACCGATGCCGATAAAGAACTGCGTGCGGAATTGGATAAGCTGTTAACGAACGACGAACTGTTTTATAACCTCACCTTGCTAAAAAAGGATCAGAAGAATTTCAGCACCACTGAAATTAAAAATAGCGTCGCCAAACAACAGCTTGTCATCGGCATTTACCAAAAATCTCAGACCCTGATGCCTAAGCTGGGACTCTCAGAACAGAATATTATCTACTATGCAAATCTGGCGGAATTTTACACCATCCAGAAACTCAAGCGGTTAACCGATAAAAATCTGGTACGGCTGTACCTGCTTTGTTACGCTCATCGCCGGTTTCTTAAAATCAATGACCATCTGGTATCCAGCTTGATACAGAAGATGACAAAATATACCGATGACGCCAACGACTATCAACGTTCAGAAATAGAGTTGATTGAAAACGTCGATTCCAAGCTTAGGCAGCAGGCATGTAAGGTGCTGGCCATCAATATCGATAGCGGTATTCCCGATGAACAAGTCAGGGCCAAAGCCTTTGAAGTGGTTCCAGAAGCCGATTATAAACAATTTCTAGATGAATTTAAAAAGCCCAATCTAGACAGGGACTTCTATCGTTGGCAATACTATGGGCAACAGGCATTAACCATAAAAAGGAACCTGCGGCCAATTTTCAAAGTCCTGGACTTTTCTTGCACGAACGCTGGGCTAACAGAAGCCATTGTGTTTTTAAGGCGGCACCTGAGCAGCGGACTATCATTTCGGGATTATGCCTATGAAGACATCCCCATGAACTTTTTTCCTCAATCGCTGAAAAAATACCTCACCTATAAAGTGCTGGTCGATGATAAGAAGGTCAAAAAAGTGGATGGCGACCGCTATGAATGCATGGTTTATAGCCAGCTAAAACAGGGCATTGCCAATACCAGCGTGTTTATTAAAGACAGTAATTGCTATCGTACCCTGGACGATGAACTGATCGACATTGAATATTGGGCGCAACATAAAGATGAAATATTAAAGCAGCTCAACATGCCTTTATTGTCAATGAACATCGAAGACTTATTAAGTAAACTCGAAGCCAGCCTGAAAGAGAAATATGCGCGAGTGAACCAAAACATTAAAAACGGTGAAAACTCTAGCCTAAAAATTCATCGCAATAAGCAAGGCGAGCTGGTTAACTGGACTTTGCCTTATACCCGTCTTGATGACGGGATTAACAATCCATTCTATGAAAAGCTCTTGGTCTCAAGCATCGGCGATATTCTTAAGTTTTCGGCAGAGGCTACCGGTTTTCTAAAGTCTTTTTCACATCTTCAGCCAAAATACGCGAAGTCACACCCCGACCCTGAAGTTATTCATGCCTGTGTTATCGCCAATGCAACGGGGGTTGAAGCGAAGAAAATGAAGGCGATCAGCGATGTAAAAGAGCAAGATCTGGATCGGGTTAGTAAAAGCTATATTCGCTTTCAAACCCTATGCGCCGCCAATGATGTGATTATGAACCATACCGCCAAGCTGCCCATTTTTGGCGAGTATAATTTAGCTGACTACGGTGTTCACGCCAGTGTTGACGGTCAAAAATTGGCAACGAAATACCATACGATCAAATCCAGGTACGGAAAAAAATATTTTGGCCTTCTGAAAGGCGTGGTCTTATTGGGACTCATCGGCAATCATCTCCCCTTGCGTCTGAAAGTCATCGGTGCAAACCAGCACGAAAGTCACTTCTTACTGGATATTGTCGAAAGTAATACATCAGATGTTGAAATTACGGCGGTATCCGGCGATATGCACAGTATCAATCGCGTTAACTTTGCCTTAATGTATATGTTTGGCTATCGATTTATGCCTCGCTTTACTCAGCTATCTGATAAATCAGATCAAAAATTGGTGAGTTTCGATGAGATCGACAAGTACGCAAAACACCTTATTAAGCCCAGCAAAAAGGTCAATAAATCGCTCATTATTAAGGAATGGGATAAAATTTTGAGAATTCTAGCCTCTCTGGCAATCAAAAAGACCACGCAAAGCCATATTGTGAGTAAATTATCGTCTTGTAAAAAGATCGATTCGACCTTAAAAGCCTTGATTGCCTTTGATGAAATCATTATGACCGATTATTTGCTGGATTATATCGATAGCAAGGAAATCCGCGAAGTGGTGCAAGGCTCATTGAACCGTGGCGAATCCTACCACCAGTTAAGCTCCACTATTTCCAAAGTCAGCGGCGGCAGGATGCTTAATGGAAAAACTGAAATTGAACTCGACATTAATGCCGAATCCATCAGGCTCATTGCCAACGCGGTGATTTTTTATAATGCGACCATTCTATCGGCGCTTTATCAGCACTATCTAACGATTGATCCGGAAAAGGCGAAAGAAATAGTAAGATTTTCACCTGTTGCCTGGCAGCATATCAACTTCATTGGCAAGTATGAATTTTACAATCGAGAACATATTGTTAATATTCAAGAGGTTATCAAGAAACTTATTGGCGAATTTGAAATCGATATTTCGGCTGCAAGCCGCTAA
- a CDS encoding OmpA family protein produces MCKKRLLLFVAFLPLITIANAEAPYHAEPIFAADISPKPYYPTVSSAPLNFNTPSSKTVTVQFQNNGRVFRPSYSDEQELVNAAEAALITVRGRTSTIAAGRKDESLGLSRAMSARKYLIDHGVSPLKVSINYAPGDFVADNSTPGGRLENQRVEIELVYVAPFATN; encoded by the coding sequence ATGTGCAAAAAACGCCTATTACTATTCGTTGCATTTTTGCCGCTTATCACCATTGCCAACGCAGAAGCTCCCTATCATGCAGAACCGATTTTTGCGGCTGATATTAGTCCTAAGCCTTATTACCCGACAGTATCGAGCGCTCCTTTAAACTTTAATACACCTAGCTCTAAGACGGTAACGGTTCAGTTCCAAAACAATGGTCGTGTGTTCCGGCCTAGTTACAGTGATGAACAAGAACTTGTAAATGCAGCAGAAGCCGCACTTATCACGGTACGGGGCCGAACAAGCACAATAGCCGCAGGCCGGAAAGACGAATCGCTAGGACTTTCAAGAGCGATGTCGGCAAGAAAATACCTAATAGATCACGGTGTATCGCCACTAAAGGTATCCATCAACTATGCCCCTGGAGATTTCGTGGCCGATAATTCAACGCCAGGAGGGAGATTAGAAAATCAGCGTGTAGAAATTGAACTCGTGTACGTCGCACCTTTCGCCACAAACTAA
- a CDS encoding TraX family protein: MSDGAIEAVKWLALVLMTLDHVNKYLFAEKLPFIFECGRLTMPLFAFVLAYNLARPGVMEKGGYIRTMKRLMLFGLIATPAFIGLGGLITGWWPLNIMFALLVMTATIYLLDRGTIGSYIIAIFVFIIGGSSVEFWWPGITIGIAAWSYCRKANMLSIIILIAALTAMRIINGNHWALAALPVALSACFISLNVPRLKMIFYIYYPLHLSVLWIAKAVIN; the protein is encoded by the coding sequence GTGTCAGATGGCGCTATCGAAGCCGTGAAATGGTTAGCACTGGTACTTATGACATTAGATCATGTAAATAAATACCTGTTCGCAGAGAAACTACCCTTTATTTTTGAATGCGGTCGTTTAACTATGCCGCTATTCGCATTTGTATTGGCTTACAACTTGGCACGACCTGGCGTAATGGAAAAGGGCGGTTATATTCGGACAATGAAACGTCTGATGCTGTTCGGTCTAATCGCCACACCCGCATTTATTGGATTAGGAGGGCTGATAACAGGTTGGTGGCCACTTAATATTATGTTCGCCTTGCTAGTCATGACAGCCACGATTTACTTGCTAGATCGAGGCACAATCGGCAGTTACATCATTGCAATCTTTGTGTTCATTATCGGTGGTTCATCCGTTGAATTTTGGTGGCCAGGTATAACTATTGGAATAGCCGCCTGGTCATACTGCAGAAAAGCAAACATGCTCTCAATCATCATTTTAATAGCAGCGCTGACAGCAATGCGAATTATCAACGGTAATCATTGGGCATTAGCGGCTTTGCCGGTAGCGCTATCGGCCTGCTTCATATCTCTAAACGTGCCACGTTTAAAAATGATCTTTTACATATATTACCCGCTTCATCTATCAGTGCTTTGGATCGCCAAAGCCGTTATTAACTAA
- a CDS encoding muramidase, with protein sequence MPIDMPPQIHERIVCSIAAAVHYDVPANIVIAVAEKEAGKPGQWVRNANGTHDVGAMQFNTAYLKTLTAQYGITAEDVAAEGCYAYDLAAWRLHGHIANDSGDIWTRAANYHSRTHYFNAIYRADLMLRANKWADRLDLLMSGDQTKINAAISELAISKPVTANVTTTKSKPTYTATINTTYVPRKIVAKADTE encoded by the coding sequence ATGCCAATTGATATGCCTCCACAAATTCATGAGCGAATAGTGTGCTCGATAGCCGCCGCCGTTCACTACGATGTACCTGCAAATATCGTAATCGCCGTTGCCGAAAAAGAAGCCGGTAAACCGGGGCAGTGGGTTCGCAACGCCAACGGAACCCATGACGTTGGGGCAATGCAATTTAACACCGCCTACTTAAAAACGCTGACAGCTCAGTATGGCATCACGGCGGAAGATGTAGCAGCCGAAGGTTGCTACGCTTACGATCTAGCCGCATGGCGGCTGCATGGCCACATAGCGAATGATTCAGGCGACATATGGACAAGAGCAGCTAACTATCACTCAAGAACGCATTATTTTAACGCCATATATAGAGCGGATTTGATGCTTCGGGCTAATAAATGGGCGGATAGGTTGGACTTGTTAATGTCCGGCGATCAAACAAAGATTAATGCCGCAATCTCGGAACTAGCGATATCAAAACCGGTTACGGCGAACGTAACAACTACAAAGTCCAAACCAACATACACAGCAACAATCAATACAACGTATGTACCTCGCAAAATCGTCGCCAAAGCCGATACAGAATAG
- a CDS encoding TrbM/KikA/MpfK family conjugal transfer protein: MKIRAIALALVMILTPTTKAAANPCSAVLCMFGMIAGGGNAGQCASSTSEFFSIQVWNWWGFDPVSTAIARRAFLNGCGGGVGGQIDNIIAVFGEVP; encoded by the coding sequence ATGAAAATTAGAGCGATTGCCCTTGCACTGGTAATGATATTAACTCCAACAACCAAAGCCGCAGCAAATCCGTGCAGCGCGGTGCTGTGTATGTTCGGCATGATTGCAGGGGGAGGGAACGCCGGACAGTGCGCCAGTTCCACCTCTGAGTTTTTTAGTATTCAGGTTTGGAATTGGTGGGGCTTCGATCCGGTGTCAACAGCTATCGCGCGTAGAGCTTTTCTAAATGGTTGCGGTGGCGGTGTTGGTGGTCAAATCGACAACATCATTGCCGTATTCGGCGAAGTGCCTTAG